From Chryseobacterium sp. H1D6B, a single genomic window includes:
- a CDS encoding hydroxymethylglutaryl-CoA synthase family protein, protein MSFGIEAAGYYVPSLYLEIKQLAEKRGIEPAKLEKGLGLHKMGFPDVHEDAATFAAEALLKLINDYTINPKEISRIYLGTESALDAAKPTAAYAVQMVEKILEAEFGERCFKNCDVVDMTFACIGAVDALHNSLDFVRVNPDKKAVVIASDYAKYELDSSGEYTQGGGAVALLVSSKPDLLEIENQWGVAAESVFDFFKPRRYFKKEDLKNAPEGFPDKIEIFTDEPVFDGQYSNQCYQDRIREAYHHYKKITGRNKPYEDWKYLIFHLPYAFHGKRVFTEIYSLENGLSYSTIDEQKTVSKSEEYLKLISDKIETSQRASSEIGNMYTASIFMALLSALQTAFNENEELSGAEIGFFGYGSGSKSKVFAGKVSENWKSVVSKWNLFENLNNRTAVDFETYEKLHRKQIDKSVNQNYKGFGLTHVELENPVLKGARYYNYQK, encoded by the coding sequence ATGAGTTTTGGAATTGAAGCAGCGGGCTATTATGTACCTTCTTTATATTTAGAAATTAAACAGCTGGCAGAAAAAAGAGGTATTGAACCTGCGAAACTTGAAAAAGGACTAGGACTCCATAAAATGGGATTTCCAGATGTTCATGAAGATGCTGCTACTTTTGCCGCAGAAGCATTATTAAAATTAATTAATGATTATACGATTAATCCCAAAGAGATATCGAGAATATACTTAGGAACTGAAAGTGCATTGGATGCCGCTAAACCTACGGCTGCTTATGCAGTGCAGATGGTAGAAAAAATATTGGAAGCAGAATTCGGTGAAAGATGTTTTAAAAACTGTGATGTGGTAGATATGACTTTCGCATGCATCGGCGCTGTAGACGCTCTTCATAACTCCCTCGATTTTGTAAGAGTAAATCCTGATAAAAAAGCAGTTGTTATTGCCAGTGATTATGCTAAATATGAATTGGATTCTTCTGGTGAATATACACAAGGTGGAGGTGCAGTCGCTTTACTGGTTTCTTCAAAGCCTGATCTGCTGGAAATTGAAAACCAATGGGGAGTGGCTGCTGAAAGTGTTTTTGATTTTTTTAAACCTAGACGTTACTTTAAAAAAGAAGATCTAAAGAATGCTCCGGAAGGATTTCCTGATAAAATCGAAATTTTTACAGATGAACCGGTTTTTGACGGGCAGTATTCTAACCAGTGTTATCAGGATAGAATCAGAGAAGCATACCATCATTATAAAAAAATTACAGGCCGGAATAAGCCTTATGAAGATTGGAAATACCTTATTTTCCATCTTCCTTATGCCTTTCACGGGAAAAGGGTTTTTACGGAAATTTACAGCCTGGAAAACGGACTTTCCTATTCAACTATTGATGAACAAAAAACGGTGTCGAAATCTGAGGAATACTTAAAATTGATCAGTGATAAAATTGAAACATCACAAAGAGCATCATCAGAGATCGGAAATATGTATACGGCTTCTATTTTTATGGCACTTCTTTCAGCTTTACAAACTGCTTTTAACGAAAATGAAGAACTTTCCGGAGCGGAAATAGGATTCTTTGGCTACGGAAGCGGATCTAAATCTAAAGTTTTTGCAGGAAAAGTTTCAGAAAACTGGAAATCAGTAGTTTCAAAATGGAATTTATTTGAAAACCTCAATAATAGAACAGCTGTTGATTTTGAAACTTATGAAAAGCTTCATAGAAAACAGATTGATAAGTCTGTAAATCAGAATTATAAAGGGTTTGGGCTTACCCATGTAGAATTAGAAAACCCTGTTTTAAAAGGAGCGAGATACTATAATTATCAAAAATAA
- a CDS encoding SusC/RagA family TonB-linked outer membrane protein — MNLKLCILTTAALFFTGQCVNAQKKANDSVKEAKIDEVIITGYQKKSKDEVTSAITVVSGKSLSNFSSSTLGTNALQGKAAGLDISALNGKPGAGSAINIRGLGNVTASVGASNPLFVIDGFIVGNDQRAQDVFNSINPADYESISVLKDAAAAAIYGSQGANGVIVLTTKSGKSGKPVITLSSRIGFSEKIKDINFRMMNAAEKIDYEKKMFALGIAGYSDWTDKDAAAALALDHDWQKDILRRSAIESYQIGIRGGNEKSKYTFSLGYDSDNGIVQNIDAYKKYTGRIKYEASPTDRLSFGVSTGVNYSTSQEIRDRNNTQNPFKAMYSYNPYEPVFNADGSYNPTQQGFPVLEALKNNPENINSLIFDGNIFAQYKIINGLNFKTQLGGYYNNVRRTSKILRGSYLDTVLGIGGSATEQNQNRFRYTNSNTLNYVKSFGRHSIDLLGLVEYTEFRNDYISGTGRNFAIPTSSELGNASTPFAVAGYNELYRTFSYGAFLTYDYAKKYIVTASARQDKDSRFGKNNVTSEPFWSLSGAWNVSNEDFLKDNNVLSLLKLRASIGTRGYNNIGLNLNNILMSGGGYGGFPTVALNNVYGNPDLKWEVTKSQNYGAEFGFLKNRIKGTLDYFIDQKKDFILSIPELSSEGGGYSKYINAGDLTNKGFEISLSADIIKTKDFNWSIRANTSIMSYRLNKLRDGETERIYGSNILREGYEPFSFYLVRSAGINPDNGNEIYYTKNGGTTEIYNSNDAVLIEGKSPLPKFFGGFGTSVSYKGLDLQADFSYKSGNYTYNNMALDMLNYTNGTTGNLRADAANYWTAPGQTNVLPRPNNTANAPGGITGLQTTDRFLQNASYLRLRNVSIGYTLDKKILGEDFPVNRIRLSVTGQNLATWTKFEGDPEVSVGSGENQTGAGQTFISGAFSLYSYPAVKTYLFGIEVEF; from the coding sequence ATGAATTTGAAATTATGCATTTTAACAACTGCTGCTTTGTTTTTTACAGGTCAGTGTGTAAATGCTCAAAAAAAAGCTAACGACTCTGTAAAAGAAGCGAAAATTGATGAAGTCATAATCACCGGATATCAGAAGAAAAGCAAAGATGAGGTGACTTCTGCCATTACCGTTGTTTCAGGAAAATCACTGTCAAATTTTTCTTCCTCTACATTGGGAACTAATGCACTGCAGGGAAAAGCCGCTGGTTTAGATATATCAGCATTGAATGGCAAGCCGGGTGCTGGATCAGCAATTAATATCCGGGGGTTGGGAAATGTGACTGCCAGCGTAGGAGCTTCTAATCCATTATTTGTAATTGACGGGTTTATTGTGGGAAATGACCAAAGAGCCCAGGATGTCTTTAACTCTATAAATCCTGCCGATTATGAAAGTATATCGGTGCTGAAAGATGCTGCCGCTGCCGCTATTTACGGTTCGCAGGGGGCTAATGGAGTGATTGTATTGACTACAAAAAGCGGTAAATCCGGGAAACCTGTCATTACATTAAGCTCCCGGATAGGTTTCTCTGAGAAAATTAAGGACATTAATTTCCGGATGATGAATGCCGCGGAAAAGATAGACTATGAGAAAAAAATGTTCGCGCTAGGAATAGCGGGATATTCTGACTGGACTGATAAAGATGCCGCGGCGGCTCTGGCATTAGATCATGACTGGCAGAAAGATATTTTGAGGAGATCGGCCATCGAATCTTACCAAATAGGCATAAGAGGAGGGAATGAAAAATCTAAATATACATTTTCACTAGGATACGATTCAGATAATGGAATTGTACAGAATATTGATGCTTATAAAAAATACACAGGAAGGATAAAATATGAAGCTTCACCCACTGACAGGCTGAGTTTTGGAGTATCCACTGGAGTGAATTACAGTACGTCTCAGGAAATAAGAGACAGGAATAATACACAGAATCCATTTAAAGCAATGTATTCTTATAATCCTTATGAACCAGTCTTTAATGCAGATGGAAGTTATAATCCTACACAACAGGGATTTCCCGTTTTAGAAGCTCTTAAGAATAATCCTGAGAATATTAATTCATTAATTTTTGACGGAAATATTTTTGCTCAGTATAAAATTATAAATGGCTTAAACTTTAAAACACAGCTGGGAGGATATTACAATAATGTAAGAAGAACTTCTAAGATCTTGAGGGGATCTTACCTTGATACAGTTTTGGGAATCGGTGGTAGTGCCACAGAACAAAACCAGAACCGTTTTAGATATACCAATTCTAATACATTGAATTATGTAAAATCATTTGGAAGACATAGTATTGACTTATTAGGGTTAGTGGAATATACAGAGTTTAGAAACGACTATATCAGCGGTACAGGAAGAAATTTCGCCATTCCTACCTCAAGTGAACTGGGTAATGCTTCAACTCCTTTTGCCGTAGCGGGTTATAATGAGTTATACCGAACATTCTCTTACGGAGCTTTTTTAACGTATGATTACGCTAAAAAATATATTGTAACAGCTTCTGCTAGACAGGATAAAGATTCCAGATTTGGAAAAAATAATGTAACATCTGAACCTTTTTGGTCATTAAGCGGTGCATGGAATGTGTCCAATGAAGATTTCTTAAAAGATAATAATGTTTTATCTCTTTTAAAACTTAGAGCATCTATTGGAACGAGAGGATATAATAATATCGGCCTCAATCTAAATAATATATTAATGTCAGGAGGAGGATATGGGGGCTTTCCGACAGTAGCATTAAATAATGTCTATGGAAACCCAGATCTTAAATGGGAAGTAACAAAATCTCAAAATTATGGAGCTGAATTTGGCTTTTTAAAGAACAGAATTAAAGGAACCTTAGATTATTTTATTGATCAGAAAAAAGATTTCATATTATCAATACCTGAACTCAGCTCAGAGGGCGGAGGCTATTCAAAATATATTAATGCAGGGGATCTTACCAATAAAGGGTTTGAAATCAGTCTTTCTGCCGATATTATTAAGACTAAAGATTTTAACTGGAGCATCCGGGCTAATACAAGTATAATGAGTTATAGACTCAATAAATTAAGAGACGGAGAAACAGAAAGAATTTACGGATCTAATATTTTAAGAGAGGGATATGAGCCGTTTTCATTTTATCTGGTAAGAAGTGCAGGAATTAATCCTGATAATGGAAACGAAATATATTATACTAAAAACGGAGGAACTACAGAAATATATAATTCTAATGATGCCGTTTTAATAGAAGGTAAATCACCGCTTCCGAAATTTTTTGGAGGTTTTGGGACCAGTGTCTCTTACAAAGGCCTAGATCTGCAGGCAGATTTTAGTTATAAGTCAGGGAATTATACCTATAACAACATGGCGCTTGATATGTTGAATTATACAAACGGAACTACCGGCAACCTGAGAGCCGATGCCGCAAATTATTGGACAGCTCCTGGGCAGACCAATGTACTGCCGAGACCAAACAATACAGCAAATGCGCCTGGCGGAATTACAGGACTGCAGACTACAGACCGGTTTTTACAGAATGCATCCTATTTAAGATTAAGAAATGTAAGTATTGGATATACACTTGATAAGAAAATATTGGGTGAAGATTTTCCTGTAAATAGAATCAGGTTGTCTGTTACAGGACAGAATTTGGCCACATGGACAAAATTTGAAGGAGATCCGGAAGTTTCTGTAGGTTCTGGAGAAAATCAGACAGGAGCGGGACAGACATTTATAAGCGGAGCATTTTCTTTATACAGCTATCCTGCTGTAAAAACATATTTGTTCGGAATAGAAGTAGAATTTTAA
- a CDS encoding RagB/SusD family nutrient uptake outer membrane protein: protein MRKIINIAIVSLVSFLSLQCSDERFDVLPNDQDSPSNIFTSESNFRVVMDGTYDAFKSPTYYNGDTGSSIILGDVLADNLILNTQGRQTNKSAYEWSYTPQTSAVTALYTSAYKVISRANNILVNINKVPYTDYMKNIEGEAKAVRAIAHFDLVRAYAKIPTQSSDASSSLGIAYVTAFDPEIKPARDASVTVTYDKIIADLQDALAKINTSNSTVGRLNKTSVLGILSRVYLYKGEYDKAVQYGEQCIAASSSVGTNTNFVNIWRDATDDGELFTILNSNLGSDNVTVGVAYNQNSSGIRPEYNVNYDLFTKYGTSDIRKEAYILTANFGSTPYNNVIKYRSRAGSSAAQVVDVKFLRAAEVYLNVAEAYMKSSAPDQARALALLNTLRMQRYTSYTPGTETGTALLNAVYNERRLELAFENDRFWTIKRLGQSVVRSDYGSAANGGGTDVPAGALKTLPAGNFRFVLPIPQDAINLNPNLVQNPGY from the coding sequence ATGAGAAAAATAATTAATATAGCAATTGTATCACTAGTATCTTTTTTATCACTTCAGTGCAGTGATGAAAGATTTGATGTCCTTCCCAACGATCAAGATTCGCCGTCTAATATTTTTACATCGGAATCCAATTTTAGAGTGGTGATGGACGGTACTTATGATGCTTTCAAAAGTCCTACCTACTATAACGGTGATACAGGAAGTTCTATAATACTCGGTGATGTACTGGCAGATAACCTGATTTTAAATACCCAGGGAAGACAGACTAATAAATCTGCTTATGAATGGTCATACACCCCGCAGACAAGTGCTGTTACGGCTTTGTATACTTCTGCATATAAAGTGATCTCTAGAGCGAATAATATTTTGGTTAACATTAATAAAGTTCCTTATACAGATTACATGAAAAATATAGAAGGCGAAGCTAAAGCAGTAAGAGCTATTGCTCATTTTGATCTTGTAAGAGCCTATGCAAAGATTCCTACACAAAGCAGTGACGCTTCATCGTCTTTAGGAATTGCCTATGTAACAGCTTTTGATCCCGAAATAAAACCAGCAAGAGATGCATCGGTAACAGTTACTTATGATAAAATTATTGCTGATCTCCAGGATGCACTGGCTAAAATTAATACTTCAAATTCAACGGTAGGAAGATTAAATAAAACATCAGTATTAGGGATTCTATCCCGTGTTTATTTATATAAAGGAGAGTATGACAAAGCAGTACAATATGGTGAACAGTGTATTGCTGCTTCTTCATCTGTAGGAACAAATACAAATTTTGTAAATATTTGGAGGGATGCTACAGATGATGGAGAATTATTTACTATTTTAAATTCTAATTTAGGGTCTGATAATGTAACTGTTGGGGTAGCTTATAATCAAAATTCATCTGGTATTCGTCCAGAATATAATGTAAATTATGATCTGTTTACAAAATATGGAACTTCAGATATTAGAAAAGAAGCTTATATTCTTACTGCTAATTTTGGAAGCACTCCGTATAATAATGTTATTAAATACAGATCAAGAGCTGGCTCGTCTGCAGCACAGGTTGTAGATGTTAAATTTTTAAGAGCTGCTGAGGTATATCTTAATGTTGCGGAAGCATATATGAAATCATCCGCTCCGGATCAGGCAAGAGCACTTGCTTTGCTTAATACATTAAGAATGCAGCGTTATACTTCTTACACGCCGGGAACAGAAACGGGGACGGCATTATTAAATGCTGTATACAATGAAAGAAGATTAGAGTTAGCATTTGAGAATGACAGGTTCTGGACCATAAAAAGATTAGGACAATCCGTTGTAAGGTCAGACTATGGTTCCGCTGCCAATGGAGGAGGAACAGATGTGCCGGCTGGAGCTTTAAAAACACTTCCAGCAGGT